The nucleotide sequence CGGCTCTCTGCGGGGCGGGCCTCCTCGTCGCCGGCCTGGGCCGTCCGGATGCGCCGGCGGCGATCCTCCTGGGATTCGGCGTTCTGTCCGGCGCGGGCATCGGCCTCGGCTACGCTTCCGCCACTCCGGCCGCCGTCAAGTGGTTCGGACCCGAACGAAAGGGACTGATCACCGGGATCGTCGTGTCCGGCTTCGGGCTGGCTCCGGTCTATCTGGCGCCCCTCACCGAATTCCTGCTGGCCGGGCGCGGCATCGCCGGCGCCTTCCGCGCCCTGGGGATTCTCTTTCTGGCGATCGGCGGAATCTCCGCCCGCTTCCTGGTCAATCCGCCTGCAGCCCGGATGCCCGTCCCTGCGTCCCCCCTTCACCCGTCCGCGGGCGGTCTCCCCGCCGAGGCCGACGGCACCTGGCGACAGATGATCCGGACGCCCCGCTTCGCCTCCCTCTATCTCCAATTCGTCGCCGCCGCAACCGCGGGACTGATGATCATCGGGCATGCGGCCCGCATAGTCGCCGTCCAATCGTCAGGGACGATCCCGGCCGGCTTTCTTTTCGTCGGCTGGCTGGCTCTCTTCAACGCCGGAGGGCGGGTCGTCGGGGGATTTCTATCGGACCGGCTGGGCCGGTATCGGACCACGGTCGCCGTCTTTATGGCTCAGGCGGCCGTCCTGTTCTTTTTCGACCGCTTCACCACCGGGCCGGGACTTGGCCTGGGGATCGCGCTGGCGGGCTTCAACTACGGGGCCTGCCTCTCGCTCTTCCCGGCGACGGCCTCCGATCGCTGGGGGACGAAAAACCTGGGCGCCAACTACGGAATCCTTTTCACCGCCTGGGGCATCGGCGGCGTCATCGGCCCGCTCCTGGCCGGCCGCATCGCCGACGCCGCCGGGAGCTACGGGCCCGCCTTCCGGGCGGCCGGGACGATGATGCTCGTGGCCGCTCTTTTGGCGGCCGGGACTCGGTTCCCGCGGCCGCTCCGGCTGAAGGAATAGGGAGCGTTTCCCGGCCGCGCTTTGCTTTCCCGACGGGCTTTGGTCTACAATGCTCCCGGCATGATCGCGCACCTCAAGGGAACTCTTCTCCGCAAAGAACCGCACCAGGTGGTGGTCGACTGCCACGGAGTCGGCTACGCGGCCGGGATTCCGCTGTCCACCTTCTTCAAGCTGGGCGAGGAGGGCTCTGCGATCGAGCTCCTCATCCACACCCACCTGACCGACACCTCGCTCTCGCTCTACGGCTTCGGGACGGCCGAAGAGAAGGATCTTTTTCTCAAGCTCATCGGCATCTCCGGCATCGGGCCCAAACTGGCCCTGGCCGTTCTCTCGGGGATCGGGACGGACGAGCTGGCCGAGGCCGTCCGGGCCTCCGACGTGGCCCGCCTCTCCCAGGTCCCGGGCATCGGCAAGAAGACGGCGCTGCGCATCGCTATGGAGCTGGCCGACAAGCTGGAGAAGAAGGAAAGCCTGCTGCGGGGGAAGAGCGCCCAAGAGGCCGAAGACCTCGTCTCGGCCCTGCTCAACCTCGGCTTCCGGCGCAAGGAGATCGAGCGGGTGGTCGAGGAGACCGTGCGGGCCCATCGCGACAAGGATGAGGGCTTCGAGAAGCTGCTCCGCGAATGCCTCAAGAAGCTGGCCAAGCTATGAGCCCCGTGAGCACTCCCGCCGTCCTCAGCCCGGTTCGGACCAAGGAGGATCTCCTTTTTGAGGACAGCCTCCGGCCGCGGAGCTTCGACGAGTTCATCGGCCAGGACACCATCAAGGCCAACCTGAAGATCTTCATCGCCGCCGCCCGCAAGCGCGGCGAGCATCTCGACCATGTCCTGCTCTACGGACCGCCCGGGCTGGGCAAAACGAGCCTGGCCTACCTGCTGGCCAAAGAGATGGGGGTCGGCATCAAGCCCACTTCGGGCCCGGTCATCGAGCGGGCCGGCGACCTGTCGGCCATCCTGTCCAATATGCAGGCCAAGGAAATCCTGTTCATCGACGAAATCCACCGTCTCCAACCGGCTGTGGAGGAGATCATGTACTCGGCCATGGAGGATTTCCATCTGGACATCGTCATCGGCCAGGGCCCGGCCGCCCGGAGCCACAAGCTGGCCCTGAAGAAATTCACCCTGATCGGGGCCACCACCCGGGCCGGCCGCATCACGGCGCCGCTGCGCTCCCGCTTCGGCATCATCCACCGGCTGGATTACTACCGGGACGAGGATCTCAAGCTCGTCCTGCTGCGCTCGGCCGGGCTGATGAAGGTTAAGCTGGACGGGGAAGGCGCGGAGGCCATCGCCCTGCGATCTCGCGGGACGCCCCGGGTGGCCAACCGGCTGTTGCGGCGGGTCCGCGATTATGTCGAGGTGCGCGGCGGCAGCGTCATCACCGGCCAGGAAGCCCGCTACGCCCTGGACATGATGGAGGTCGACGAGATCGGGCTCGACGACGTGGACCGCAAGATCCTGACCACGATCATCGAGAACTTCGGCGGCGGGCCGGTCGGCATTTCGACCATCGCCGCGGCCATCGACGAGGACAAGGACACCATCGAGTCCATCTACGAGCCCTTCCTGATGCGGATCGGCTTCCTGGAGCGGACGTTGCGCGGCCGCAAGCTGACCGAGAAAGCCTGGCGCCACCTGGGCTTTGCAGGGCCGGGCGAGAAGCCGGCGGCGGGCCGGCCCGTCGGGCAGAAGAAGCTGTTCTAGTTGGGCGTCTCGGAAATTCATTGACTAAGTCCCAAGCAGGCTAGACGCACAACCGCCGGGGAGTATGAGGGGGGCGGCGAGGCCCCCCTCAGGGGGTCAGCGGAGCGCCGAGGGGGGAGCTTGTCTCCCCCCTGGAAGTGTCCCGTCTCCAGGGAGATTATGGGATCGGTAATTATGAGACGGGACACTAGCCCGCCTCCTATTTGACGTACAGGTAGACGGAGTGCTCCGTCCCGACGTCGTCGGTCAGGGATTCCGATTTGACGCCCCTTGCCTCCCAGCCCTCGATCGTATAGTTGTGGGTCACAACCCGCGTCCCCCGGCGAAGTTGGGCCTCCATGCGGGGCCGCAGAAGAAGATTGGATTCCGGCAGCAGGTAGAGGGTGACCACCGTCGCCGGGGAGAGGTCCAAGGTCATGGCATCCTGCAGGCGGAACTCGACCAAGCCCTCAACTCCGGCCTCCTTGGCCCCGGCCAGGCATTCCTTGATCCGCTCGGG is from Candidatus Aminicenantes bacterium and encodes:
- a CDS encoding OFA family MFS transporter, with the translated sequence MGVSRRNGANRGWTVVAAGLGLNLAMGVLFAWSLIGRALAEPVSGGGFGWSRTAATLPYTMAIACFALVMVPAGRWQDRFGPRRVATAGAALCGAGLLVAGLGRPDAPAAILLGFGVLSGAGIGLGYASATPAAVKWFGPERKGLITGIVVSGFGLAPVYLAPLTEFLLAGRGIAGAFRALGILFLAIGGISARFLVNPPAARMPVPASPLHPSAGGLPAEADGTWRQMIRTPRFASLYLQFVAAATAGLMIIGHAARIVAVQSSGTIPAGFLFVGWLALFNAGGRVVGGFLSDRLGRYRTTVAVFMAQAAVLFFFDRFTTGPGLGLGIALAGFNYGACLSLFPATASDRWGTKNLGANYGILFTAWGIGGVIGPLLAGRIADAAGSYGPAFRAAGTMMLVAALLAAGTRFPRPLRLKE
- the ruvA gene encoding Holliday junction branch migration protein RuvA; translated protein: MIAHLKGTLLRKEPHQVVVDCHGVGYAAGIPLSTFFKLGEEGSAIELLIHTHLTDTSLSLYGFGTAEEKDLFLKLIGISGIGPKLALAVLSGIGTDELAEAVRASDVARLSQVPGIGKKTALRIAMELADKLEKKESLLRGKSAQEAEDLVSALLNLGFRRKEIERVVEETVRAHRDKDEGFEKLLRECLKKLAKL
- the ruvB gene encoding Holliday junction branch migration DNA helicase RuvB, with the protein product MSPVSTPAVLSPVRTKEDLLFEDSLRPRSFDEFIGQDTIKANLKIFIAAARKRGEHLDHVLLYGPPGLGKTSLAYLLAKEMGVGIKPTSGPVIERAGDLSAILSNMQAKEILFIDEIHRLQPAVEEIMYSAMEDFHLDIVIGQGPAARSHKLALKKFTLIGATTRAGRITAPLRSRFGIIHRLDYYRDEDLKLVLLRSAGLMKVKLDGEGAEAIALRSRGTPRVANRLLRRVRDYVEVRGGSVITGQEARYALDMMEVDEIGLDDVDRKILTTIIENFGGGPVGISTIAAAIDEDKDTIESIYEPFLMRIGFLERTLRGRKLTEKAWRHLGFAGPGEKPAAGRPVGQKKLF